A single genomic interval of Geothermobacter hydrogeniphilus harbors:
- a CDS encoding MarR family winged helix-turn-helix transcriptional regulator, translated as MSDISRMFAAIEFLRRRLSKAMPSQHFSLLLAVAENPGITMPELCRLLDMPQGTVSRNVKVLSHYVERGDDAVLRPRGHGLLRTQPDRENPLALAVFLTGKGEALVEEVNRILHSGQGSHGSYRSVAGRYVAQAGGMMH; from the coding sequence ATGAGTGATATTTCCCGGATGTTTGCCGCCATCGAGTTTTTGCGCCGGCGTCTCAGTAAAGCGATGCCGAGTCAGCATTTCAGCCTGTTGCTGGCGGTTGCCGAGAACCCAGGCATCACCATGCCGGAACTTTGTCGTCTGCTTGATATGCCTCAGGGGACGGTCAGTCGTAACGTCAAGGTGCTCTCTCATTACGTCGAGCGCGGTGATGACGCGGTTCTTCGTCCCAGGGGCCATGGTCTGTTGAGGACCCAGCCGGATCGGGAAAATCCCCTTGCTCTGGCAGTCTTTCTGACCGGTAAAGGAGAAGCCCTGGTTGAGGAAGTCAATCGGATCCTGCATTCCGGCCAGGGTTCTCATGGATCTTACCGGTCGGTTGCAGGCCGTTATGTCGCCCAGGCCGGCGGCATGATGCATTGA